The Rhizobium sp. CCGE531 genomic sequence CAACGAGAAATACGGCACCGACCCGTGGTTCCTCGCCTATGAAGAGCGCGTGCAGCAATTTGCCAAGCTGGTGACGAGCCGTCATATTCCGCTGCTCTGGGTGGGGCTGCCTTCCTTCGGTTCGGACCAGTTGAGCGCCGGTGCGGTCAAGCTCAATCAGGTCTACCAAAGTCAGATGACCAGCGTCGGCGGCGAATTCATCGACATCTGGGACGGATTTACCGACCAGAACGGCGAGTTCATCGTCACCGGCTCCGATATGAACGGCCAGCAGGTTCGATTGAGGACGGCTGATGGCGTCAACCTGACGGCGGCCGGCAAGCGCAAGGTCGCCTTTTATGTCGAGAAGCCGGCGCGCCGGATATTGGGAGATCAGGCAAGCCCCGATATCACCCGCCTCGACACGGGCAATCCGCTGCCGGCACAGCAGGCCAACCTGCCCGCAACCGAGATGGAAAAAATAACCCGCACGCAGCCGATCAGCCTCTCCGACCCCGATCTCGACGGCGGCTCGCAGCTTCTGGGCGGCACGCCCGCTCCCGCCGTGACGACACCCTCGCCACGCGATCTGCTCGTCGACAAGGGTCGAATGGATCCGGCGCCGGCCGGCCGCGTGGACGACTACCGGCTGCCAGGATCGTCGGCGCGGTAGGTGCTGCGTCTGGCAGGCCGAGAAATCCTATAGGCGGGAACAGGACCAGCCGGTCAAAAACAAAGGAGGCCGGGTTCATCCCGAACCCGGCCTCCAATAACCTACGTGAAGACGGCGGCAAATCTTACTGCGGCAGAACCGTCGAGCCCATCAGTGCCTCGTCGATGGCGCGGGCGGCCTGGCGGCCCTCGCGGATGGCCCAGACTACCAGCGACTGGCCGCGGCGAACGTCGCCGGCCGTCCAGAACTTGTCGATCGAAGTCTTGTAGTCTTTGTCGTTGGCAACGACGTTGGTCGAACCGCGGCGATCCGTGTTCAGCGTCAGCTTGCCGTCGAGTTCCTTCAGCACGCTGTCGTTGAACGGGCCGCGGAAGCCGATGGCGATGAAGGCGAGATCGGCGCGGATGACGAATTCCGTGCCGGCGATCGGCTTGCGGCGCTCATCCACTTCGCAGCACTTCACGCCCGTCAGCATGCCGTCTTCGCCGATGAATTCTAGCGTCGCGACCTGGAATTCACGAACCGCACCTTCGGCCTGGGAGGACGACGTGCGCATCTTCGTCGCCCAGAACGGCCAGACGGCGAGCTTGTCTTCCTTTTCCGGCGGCTGCGGGCGGATGTCGAGCTGGGTCACCTTCACCGCACCCTGGCGAAATGCCGTGCCGACGCAGTCCGACGCCGTATCGCCGCCGCCGACGACGACGATATGCTTGCCGCCGGCAAGGATCGGATCGCCGGGCCAGCCGACGCTATCGATATTTTCGCGGCCGACGCGGCGGTTCTGCTGCACAAGATAGGGCATGGCATCATGGACGCCGGCAAGCTCGACGCCGGGAATGCCTGCCTCGCGCGGAGTTTCCGAGCCGCCGCAATAGAGAACGGCATCATGGTCCGCCAGAAGCTGCTCCACCTTGACATCGACGCCGACATTGACGCCGCAATGGAAGGTGACGCCCTCGCCCTTCATCTGCTCGACGCGGCGGTCGATGAAGTTCTTTTCCATCTTGAAGTCCGGGATGCCATAGCGCAGCAGGCCGCCGGCCTTGCTTTCGCGCTCGTAGAGATGAACCTCATGGCCGGCGCGGCCGAGCTGCTGGGCGGCCGCCATGCCGGCGGGGCCCGAGCCGATGATCGCGACCTTCTTGCCTGTATGCACGGTTGCCGGCTGCGGGCGGATGAAGCCGAGTTCATAGGCCTTGTCGGCAATCGCCTGCTCCACGGTCTTGATGGCGACCGGCGCATCTTCCAGGTTCAGCGTGCAGGCCTCCTCGCAGGGTGCGGGGCAGACCCGGCCGGTGAATTCCGGGAAGTTGTTGGTCGAATGCAGGTTGTGGATCGCCTGCTCCCAATTGTTATTGTAGACGAGGTCGTTCCAATCGGGGATCTGGTTGTGCACCGGGCAGCCGGTCGGGCCGTGGCAATAGGGAATGCCACAGTCCATGCAGCGGGCTGCCTGTTTCTGCACTTCCTGGTCCGACATGGGGATCGTGAATTCACGGAAATGCCGGATGCGATCCGACGCCGGCTGATACTTCGCCACCTGCCG encodes the following:
- a CDS encoding DUF459 domain-containing protein — encoded protein: MIKRPARATMTTVRIVLTAFLAAVIMVGCLSSVAEGQERPRRNLLDMLFGTRGPDYPDQSADQPPPRRKAQPRKRPSPPPRQPVVQPETPPATEKLPDAKTILVVGDFLASGLATGLEEAFSTSPGIVVQSRGNVASGLVRQDYYNWPQQLPGMIDQLKPAMVVVMIGANDRQQMIGDGLNEKYGTDPWFLAYEERVQQFAKLVTSRHIPLLWVGLPSFGSDQLSAGAVKLNQVYQSQMTSVGGEFIDIWDGFTDQNGEFIVTGSDMNGQQVRLRTADGVNLTAAGKRKVAFYVEKPARRILGDQASPDITRLDTGNPLPAQQANLPATEMEKITRTQPISLSDPDLDGGSQLLGGTPAPAVTTPSPRDLLVDKGRMDPAPAGRVDDYRLPGSSAR
- a CDS encoding glutamate synthase subunit beta, with protein sequence MGKVTGFLEIDRQVAKYQPASDRIRHFREFTIPMSDQEVQKQAARCMDCGIPYCHGPTGCPVHNQIPDWNDLVYNNNWEQAIHNLHSTNNFPEFTGRVCPAPCEEACTLNLEDAPVAIKTVEQAIADKAYELGFIRPQPATVHTGKKVAIIGSGPAGMAAAQQLGRAGHEVHLYERESKAGGLLRYGIPDFKMEKNFIDRRVEQMKGEGVTFHCGVNVGVDVKVEQLLADHDAVLYCGGSETPREAGIPGVELAGVHDAMPYLVQQNRRVGRENIDSVGWPGDPILAGGKHIVVVGGGDTASDCVGTAFRQGAVKVTQLDIRPQPPEKEDKLAVWPFWATKMRTSSSQAEGAVREFQVATLEFIGEDGMLTGVKCCEVDERRKPIAGTEFVIRADLAFIAIGFRGPFNDSVLKELDGKLTLNTDRRGSTNVVANDKDYKTSIDKFWTAGDVRRGQSLVVWAIREGRQAARAIDEALMGSTVLPQ